Sequence from the Candidatus Krumholzibacteriota bacterium genome:
ACATCCTGTATACCCGGCTGGATATACGAATGCCCCACCGCAGACACCGATACCGGCCTCGACTCGAGGATGTAGTTCATTATCGACAGGTCATGCGGAGCAAGGTCCCACACGACGTTGATATCTTCCTGGAAAAGTCCAAGATTCACCCGGGAAGTCGACATGTAATATATGTCTCCCAGCTCGCCTTCCCTTATCAGGGCCCTTATCTTGTTCACGGCAGCTGTATATACGAATGTATGGCCGACCATAAGAGTCCTTTTGCATCTGTCAGCCGTGTCGATCAGTTTCACACCTTCCTCAACGTTCTGAGTAAGAGGTTTTTCGCAAAACACGTGTTTTCCCGCCTCCAGGGCGTCGACCGCGAGTTTGAAGTGCGTGGATACAGGAGTCGCGATAACGACAGCGTCAATATCGGGGTCTTTGATGATATCAAGGTAGTCGCGCGTCACGGAGATCGATGGATATAACTTTTTCATATGCTCCAGACGCTTCTGATCCAGATCGGAACAGATCTTTACCTCAGCGTCGTCAAGCGCCGAAAAGTTCCTTATCAGATTTGGGCCCCAATACCCACAACCGATTACTCCTACTGTAATCAATTTTCCTCCATCCTGTTAATAGCCTCCCGTACCGGAAAGCATCACCGGTACGGTCTTGACCATGATATTAATATCCATCTTCAGAGACCAGTGTTCGATGTAGTAAAGATCAAGCATCACCATCTCTTGAAATGGAACGGTGCTTCTACCGCTCACCTGCCAGAGTCCGGTCAGGCCCGGCCTGACTTTCAATCTCAACTTGTGCCAGTTGTCGTAATGCTCGTATTCGTATTCCATCGGCGGTCTTGGACCTACGATACTCATCTCGCCTTTGAGAATATTTATAAACTGAGGCAACTCGTCAAGACTTGATCTGCGAAGAAAGCTGCCTATCGCGGTTACGCGAGGGTCATCCGCTATCTTATAGAGCTTTTCAGGTTTTTCGTCAAGTGAAGATTGAGTGGTCGCGCCCTGAATGAAGTTCTGGGCGAATTCCCGATGGATGGAATCGTCATTCCCCGCCTTCATCGAGCGGAACTTGTAAAGAAAAAACAGTTCGCCGTTCTCCCCGACTCTCTGTTGTTTAAAAAAGACAGGACCTCTGGAAGTCAGTTTGATCAGCAACCCTATGGCGAGGAAAAACGGAAAACCAAGAACCAGGACTGCCAGTGAGGCTACGACATCGAAGGAACGTTTGACAAACCGTTCAAAGTTGCTTCTTTCCCGTACCTCAAGCAGTGGCCGATTCTTAAGCGGTTCCGCTTGGTGCTGAGACTTAATGGTGCTGTCCAGGGCCAGTGAATACTTTCTCATTGCTGTATTGTCCCGTCCCGGTTTCTGCTCAACTTATTTCGTTAACCGTCTTACCTAAGGCCCCCTCCTTGAAAAAGTTAACCTGTCATTTTCCGACCGCAGCCTTCAGCACGTCGCATACCTGGTCTACTTTTCCGGGCTCAAGTTCCGGATACATAGGCAGAGTAATGCTCGTGCGCATCAGCTTTTCGGATACGGGGAAATCACCTTCAGACAGTCCGAGATGCCTGAATGCCGGCTGAAGATGGATAGGAACAGGATAATGCTGTCCCCAACCTATCCCGGCATCAGTAAGTGCTTTCCCTACTGCTTCCTTCTCCGCGCACCCCAGCGCGAAAAGATGGTAGACCGGCTTACACTCTTTATGTTCAGATGCCATCCAGAATCCTGTTCCCTCAAGATTCCTGTGATATCTTTCCGCCAGAGAACGCCGTTTTTCGTTCCATCCGTCGAGATATTTAAGTTTTACCCCCAGGACAGCCGCCTGAAGGGAATGCAATCTGTAATTATGGCCCAGTTCACTGTGCTCGTTCTTTACTATCTGTCCATGATGCCTGAGGCCCTTGATCCTCTTTAACACTTCTTCATCATCGGTCGTTACTGCTCCACCTTCTCCGAACGATCCGAGATTCTTGCTCGGGTAAAAAGAAAAAGCACCAGCGTCGCCGAGCGAACCAGCCCTTTTTCCCTTATACATTGCTCCATGCGCCTGGCAGGAGTCCTCTATTACTTTCAATCCATGCTTGCGGGCGATCTCCATGATGGGATCCATGTCGCAGCACTGTCCGAATAAATGTACCGGTATAATCGCTTTTGTATTCTCAGTTATCGCGTCTTCAAGTTTTGTATGATCCATAAGAGCGTTATCTTTAAAAACATCGACCAGTACCGGCGTCGCGCCGACGATCGCTATCGCTTCGACCGTCGCTATGAAAGTATTCGCCACGGTGATCACTTCATCGCCTGATCCTATCTTGTAGGCAAGCAGGGCCAGGACAAGTGCCGATGTGCCGCTGCTCGTCCCAGCGCAGAACTTTGTACCGCAATAGCCGGAAAAATCTTTTTCAAATTGTTCAAGCGCGGGTCCAAGGACAAAAGATGTGTTATCAATGACCCCTGAAATAGCCGCGTCTACTTCCGCTCTGATACCTTTTGTCTGTTCGCTGAGATTAAAAAACGGTACATTACCCATATATACGCCTCTTCCGATCCGTTAAAATCATTCCCATGCCCAAGTTCTGTAAATTATATCATTTTTTGTCAATTATTACTACCCCCTATTTTAAATACCATATATATTTGGACTTATATCTATTTATCAGATGTATATGATAATAAACCCTGAAATTGTGTAATTGATATTCTTTCAATATTCTGATTTAATAAGATTGATATGCGTATCCTGCTTGTATCGGAAGAGATCACCTTTAGCCCTTCAGAAGGACTTCTTGTCTTTATAATGCACCTGTGCCGATATCTCGATGAAAGAAGCGAAGTTACTCTACTCCATAAGTCGGGTTCTCCCCCTCCGCTCTTCGATTCCTACAGATTGTTGAAGGGAAGATTGCATCTTGGTTTCGGGATCTCGAAGTTCTATAAAGAGAATGATTTTGACCTGGTCATCTATCTCCCTTCATCCGGGCTTACGGGAATGGGAATGCTCAGAGCAGGAATAATCAGAGGTTTATCTGCCGCTCCCCTTATTCTCATTGGCCTTCAGGAAAGAAAGACAGGAGTGCTGCACAGAGCGATGTCACTGATAAACCCTCCCGACATGATACTTTCCCCCGTGGACAGGATGCGGACCGATCTGGAAAAAGCAGGTTTCAGTACCGGGTATATAATGCCCGGTTATGACGAGAATTCCTTCAGGCCTGTCACCAAGGAAGAAAAAAAACGCCTGAGAAAAAAGTACGGGTTCCCGGAAGAAAAATTCCTCGTCCTCCATGTCGGTCATATCAAGGAGAGCAGGAACCTGGCGACTTTTCTCAGGTATCGCGACTGGGGAAAAGATATCCTTCCGGTAATCAAGGGTGGAGAAATCGAACCCTCATGGAGAGACAGGCTCCGGCTTGCCGGGATCATAGTGATCGATGAATATACCGACGATATCCACGAGCTTTATCAGGCGTGCGACCTATATCTCTTTCCCGTTTCTTCATCTCTCGGCGCCCTCGAGTTCCCCCTTTCAGTCATTGAGGCGGCAGCCTGCGATCTTCCCGTCCTTACGACAAGATTCGGAGCTCTACCCGAGATGCTGGAAGAGGGAGGCGATTTCATCTATTACGCGGAACCTTCCGAGATCGCAGGAAAGATATCAAGACTCCGTGGGATCGATGCCGCGACATCACGTATAGTGGAATCGTTTTCCTGGAACAACGTACTCGACAGATATTTAAAACCCCATATCGAACTTCTTTCCCCGTGCAGTAAAAGGAAGATAAAACGATGACCCAAAAGGTTTTTTCTCCGAAAGTGACCGGAAAACGGGGAATACTTGTCCTGAGCGGACTTGACGGTACCGGCAAGTCATCGCAGGCCAGTATACTCTCCGGCCGACTGGCCTCTTCCGGGGTTAAAAACGTGATGATATGGAACAGGTGGAAACCGTTCTTCAGCGCCCCCCTCGT
This genomic interval carries:
- a CDS encoding Gfo/Idh/MocA family oxidoreductase, with amino-acid sequence MITVGVIGCGYWGPNLIRNFSALDDAEVKICSDLDQKRLEHMKKLYPSISVTRDYLDIIKDPDIDAVVIATPVSTHFKLAVDALEAGKHVFCEKPLTQNVEEGVKLIDTADRCKRTLMVGHTFVYTAAVNKIRALIREGELGDIYYMSTSRVNLGLFQEDINVVWDLAPHDLSIMNYILESRPVSVSAVGHSYIQPGIQDVAFVTLTYPGSVLANLQVSWLNPNKIRKTTVVGSKKMLLYDDVASLEKIRIYDKGVDVIPHYDTFGEFQLSYRYGDISIPKLDDAEPLKIECQHFLDCIAGKEMRSSGRHGLEVLLVLDAIDRSIMENGRQIEIEYPKSLT
- a CDS encoding exopolysaccharide biosynthesis polyprenyl glycosylphosphotransferase — protein: MRKYSLALDSTIKSQHQAEPLKNRPLLEVRERSNFERFVKRSFDVVASLAVLVLGFPFFLAIGLLIKLTSRGPVFFKQQRVGENGELFFLYKFRSMKAGNDDSIHREFAQNFIQGATTQSSLDEKPEKLYKIADDPRVTAIGSFLRRSSLDELPQFINILKGEMSIVGPRPPMEYEYEHYDNWHKLRLKVRPGLTGLWQVSGRSTVPFQEMVMLDLYYIEHWSLKMDINIMVKTVPVMLSGTGGY
- a CDS encoding DegT/DnrJ/EryC1/StrS family aminotransferase: MGNVPFFNLSEQTKGIRAEVDAAISGVIDNTSFVLGPALEQFEKDFSGYCGTKFCAGTSSGTSALVLALLAYKIGSGDEVITVANTFIATVEAIAIVGATPVLVDVFKDNALMDHTKLEDAITENTKAIIPVHLFGQCCDMDPIMEIARKHGLKVIEDSCQAHGAMYKGKRAGSLGDAGAFSFYPSKNLGSFGEGGAVTTDDEEVLKRIKGLRHHGQIVKNEHSELGHNYRLHSLQAAVLGVKLKYLDGWNEKRRSLAERYHRNLEGTGFWMASEHKECKPVYHLFALGCAEKEAVGKALTDAGIGWGQHYPVPIHLQPAFRHLGLSEGDFPVSEKLMRTSITLPMYPELEPGKVDQVCDVLKAAVGK
- a CDS encoding glycosyltransferase family 4 protein, coding for MRILLVSEEITFSPSEGLLVFIMHLCRYLDERSEVTLLHKSGSPPPLFDSYRLLKGRLHLGFGISKFYKENDFDLVIYLPSSGLTGMGMLRAGIIRGLSAAPLILIGLQERKTGVLHRAMSLINPPDMILSPVDRMRTDLEKAGFSTGYIMPGYDENSFRPVTKEEKKRLRKKYGFPEEKFLVLHVGHIKESRNLATFLRYRDWGKDILPVIKGGEIEPSWRDRLRLAGIIVIDEYTDDIHELYQACDLYLFPVSSSLGALEFPLSVIEAAACDLPVLTTRFGALPEMLEEGGDFIYYAEPSEIAGKISRLRGIDAATSRIVESFSWNNVLDRYLKPHIELLSPCSKRKIKR